The nucleotide window TGGAATGACGAGATAACAAGGATGACAGCGCGACAACGATGAAGGTGCCGGCGGCCTCGAATGCCATGCCTATGATGTCACCGTCCGGTACCtcgtttagtttagttttaggtttagtttaaaTTTCTTTCAGTCTAGTTAAACTTTGTTCAATTTCATCCTTTTGTTGTAAATGTATCAGAATTTTACTAATATAATCTGGTTTACATGAATTTCATCTAGTTTGTTTTCCTAAATGATGTCTACGAACACATTCGGACGTGGCAGTAGGTGTTTGATGTGTCCATTTAGATGCACATTGCCTTCACGTGCACCCAAAAAGAAGTACGAACCTGGAACCAGCAGTATCGGCGAATGCGCATATATCCCTATTTTTAATTGTTTGGATTGCTTACCACTTGTGTCACGAGGTAAGATGCGCCTATTTTTTAGTTAGGCTTGCACATGCAAAAGGTACCGAAAAGACGAGTAGGACAAGGATACAACAGCGACGGGCTCAACCACTAATCAGGTACTCTAGTCTAGCTACTTATATATACTGTATCTAATCTATGGTGTCAAAAAAGAACTATCTCTAATCTAAGCACGATTTTGTTAGTCTGCTCGTACGGAACGCGCGCGCAAGCTCCGATTCATGACCGACAGTCTATCATATAGGCATCCGTCTTCACTGATTCCACGGCTTCACGATGTTTCCATTGTTACCCAAAAATTATTTCACCCTGCTTTCTAAATAAAGCAACTATGCAAGCACACAAAATCCAAACACAAAAATCAAAATATGAAAAATATGTTTTGCTGAGGACATAACTTAacaggccaaaaagaaaaaaaaagaaaaaaagggcCAACAAAGACGCAAGCAGGGATACAGCCCCCTAGTCTGGCTCGGCGGAGGCTGAGGGAGGGTTGGTGCCAGGCAAAAGGCCAATGAACGGAGGCTGGAGATGAGGTCATCAATGGCGCCATGCTCCTGGGACGGCTAAACGGCTTTCACGGCTGCAGAAACCACACCATTTAAAGATCGCATCAGTAGGTCGGCACATTGAAAACCGCCCAATCACAAGTCTATTAAAAATAGTCCAAAGCGTTCACACAACGACCCAATGCCGAGTCGCCTATTGTGGCGGGACCGAGCCGAGCAGGCTGCTTGGAATTCCTCATAGAGATCCGGGAAGGTTTCCACCACTTCACTCGTTGAACTTCATATAAATATTACTCCCTCTGATCCatattactccctctgttcatTTTTATAAGACGCTGTAGCCATTTCAGACAGCAGTCAAAATAGTTCGATGTGTGTTGTCTGAAACGTCTTATAAAAATGAAGGGAGGGAGTACTTGTCGTTTAAACGGATATATCTCGAAGATAAGTAATATAGACGGGAGGGAGTATAAAGAACTTTTTGTGGGTCTTATAAAGATGTTTCGAGCCTTCGTTAAATTTAGTTGCCTATCGTTGTGCCAGAAAGCAGCTCACGATTTGTCCTTCGTCGAAGATGTTCCGATTAATGCGCGTCCTTTTCAGGTACGAATGTTTTTGGTGTGGTCCGGCAGCCCGCTGCTGTTCGCTGCCTTGCTCACTTGTTGTTTTCTGAGAGTGTAGCACGGCGAAGAGCGGAGCGGCCGGAAGGGCAGGAAGCCCGTCACGCCCCCTCTCCGCTTCCTCTGACTCACGGAGGTTGGCCGGGAAGGTGGCCGTGATCACCGGCGCGGCGAGCGGCATCGGGAAGGTGACCGCCGCCGAGTTCGTCCGGAACGGCGCCAAGGTCGTGCTCGCCGACGTCCAGGACAGCCTGGGCCGCGCCGTGGCCGCCGAGCTCGGCGACCCGGACACGGCCTGTTACACCCGCTGCGACGTCACGGACGAGGGGCAGGTGGCGGCCGCCGTGGACCTCGCCGTGGCGCGGCACGGCCGGCTCGACGTCATGTTCAACAACGCCGGGATCACGGGCGGCAACTACGCGGGCTCCCCCATCGAGTCCCTGGACATGGCCGACTTCGACCGCGTCATGGCCGTCAACCTCCGCGGCGTGGCCGCCGGCATCAAGCACGCGGCGCGCGCCATGGTCCCGCGCGGCGCGGGGTGCATCCTCTGCACGTCCAGCACGGCGGGCGCGCTGGGCGGGTCGGGCCCCCACGCGTACAGCGTCTCCAAGATGGCCGTCGTCGGCATGGTGCGGTCCGCGGCGGCGGAGCTGGCGGCGCGCGGCGTGAGGGTGAACGCCATCTCGCCGTACGCCATCGCGACGCCCATGGGGGTGCGCTCCGCGAGGGAGATGCTAGGCCTCCCGCCGgggggcgccggcgacga belongs to Triticum urartu cultivar G1812 chromosome 7, Tu2.1, whole genome shotgun sequence and includes:
- the LOC125521091 gene encoding momilactone A synthase-like; the protein is MFRLMRVLFSTAKSGAAGRAGSPSRPLSASSDSRRLAGKVAVITGAASGIGKVTAAEFVRNGAKVVLADVQDSLGRAVAAELGDPDTACYTRCDVTDEGQVAAAVDLAVARHGRLDVMFNNAGITGGNYAGSPIESLDMADFDRVMAVNLRGVAAGIKHAARAMVPRGAGCILCTSSTAGALGGSGPHAYSVSKMAVVGMVRSAAAELAARGVRVNAISPYAIATPMGVRSAREMLGLPPGGAGDEELIRRLFDEDINEMGGGVVLRAEDVARAAVFLTSEDARYITGHNLMVDGGFSVVKPLNVPAC